The window GGCGAGGCGGAGACGGTCGACCGAACCGGCGAGGAGACCGTCGCGGTCGCGGTCGGCGCGGACGGCGGCTTCTCCTTCGCGCCCGCGGCTATCCGGGTGGACGTCGGGACCACGGTCGCCTGGGAGTGGACCGGCGTGGGCGGCAGCCACAACGTCGTCGACAGGGGCGGCGCCTTCGAGTCCGGCCTCGCCGCCGCGGAGGGGCACGCCTTCGAGCACGAGTTCGAGACGGCGGGGACCTACGAGTACGTCTGCACGCCCCACCAGACGCGGGACATGGAGGGAACGGTCGAGGTCGTCCAGCGGTAGTCGATCCGACGGCGAATCGGCCCCGTTGCTTACAAGAGCCCGTCGAACGCGTCGCCGGCGAGTCCGGGACCGTCCGGCACCGATATCGCCCCGTCCGCGACCGGACACGGGTCCGGGGCGAGGTCGTCGTCGAGCAGCGCGGCCGTGGCGAGTCCGCAGGGGGCGACGTCGGGGATCGCGGCCGCGACGTGGACCGCGGCGGTCCGCGCGACGACGGCGTCGATCGTGGTGGTGATCACGGGCTCGACGCCCGCCGCTCGCGCTGCCGAGGCGGCCGCCAGCGCGCGGTCCGGTCCCCCGAGCGCCATCGGCTTCAGGACGACGACGTCGGCCGCGTCGGCGTCGAGGAGGGCGTCGAGACCGTAGCGCGACAGCGACTCGTCGAGCGCGATCGGGAGTGTGGGATCCCCACTGGCGTCGGTCGGGTCGTTTCGCCGGTCCCGGAGGGCCGCCGCGCCGTCGAGGTCGTCCGCGGGGAGCGGCTGCTCGACGTAGGCGAGGTCCAGCGGCGCGAGCCGGTCGAGCGCCTCGCGCGCGGTCGACGGGTTCCATGCCCCGTTCGCGTCGGCTCGGAGCGCGACCTCGCTGCCGACCGCGTCGCGGACCGCGCGGAGTCGTTCGACGTCGGCGTCGAGCGAGCGGGCGCCGACTTTTATTTTTAAACAGTCGAATCCGGCGTCGACGGCCCGCGCCGCCGCGGCGGCGGTCGTTTCGGGGTCTGCGTCGCCGACCGTCGCGTTGACCGGGGCCGACTCCGCCGGCGTCGGGAGGTCGCGCTCGGCCGCGAGACGCTCGGCGAGCGAGAGTCCTTCCCCGCGCGCCGCGGCGTCAGCGAGCGCGAGCGCGAGTCCGTGGCGCGCGGCGGGCGTCTCGCGGTCGAGGCGGTCGAGCGCGCCGTCGACGAGGCACCCGTCCTCGTCCCGAACCCCGCGCAGGGCCGACTCGCACGCTGACCGCGATTCGGTCCAGCCGGGGAGCGGGGTGGCCTCGCCGACCCCGGTGGCTGAGGCTCCGTCGTCGTCCGGGCCGACCTCCACGAGGATCCCCTCTCGCTCAGTGATCTCGCCGCGGGCGGTCGCGAGCGGCGCCGTCAGACCGACGGAGAAGGGGCGGAGCCGCATCCTCACAGCGCGAGGCCGACGGCGAACGCGACCGCGTACGCCGCGAGGAGCTTGCCGGTCGATTCCAG is drawn from Halorubrum sp. CBA1229 and contains these coding sequences:
- a CDS encoding halocyanin domain-containing protein; amino-acid sequence: MNARTRRQLLSVAGAASLAGIAGCAGVLIPGDDGGEAETVDRTGEETVAVAVGADGGFSFAPAAIRVDVGTTVAWEWTGVGGSHNVVDRGGAFESGLAAAEGHAFEHEFETAGTYEYVCTPHQTRDMEGTVEVVQR
- a CDS encoding enolase C-terminal domain-like protein, whose protein sequence is MRLRPFSVGLTAPLATARGEITEREGILVEVGPDDDGASATGVGEATPLPGWTESRSACESALRGVRDEDGCLVDGALDRLDRETPAARHGLALALADAAARGEGLSLAERLAAERDLPTPAESAPVNATVGDADPETTAAAAARAVDAGFDCLKIKVGARSLDADVERLRAVRDAVGSEVALRADANGAWNPSTAREALDRLAPLDLAYVEQPLPADDLDGAAALRDRRNDPTDASGDPTLPIALDESLSRYGLDALLDADAADVVVLKPMALGGPDRALAAASAARAAGVEPVITTTIDAVVARTAAVHVAAAIPDVAPCGLATAALLDDDLAPDPCPVADGAISVPDGPGLAGDAFDGLL